One Actinomadura viridis genomic region harbors:
- a CDS encoding TNT domain-containing protein translates to MSGQSGQNERISEVQRRVVDFLARHVPPGSRRIDLRCCATVAVNDLSLSVLTEDGKTVAPEAMPPELVELMMELRRAHYLPEQGTWFSARFVLEPGAPIRPLFNYDFDPGWDPPIEAEYWQRDQIVMPRDGAHVPGWLRDRLDGREPAYGLVVETDPLNPIEQMELLSNEFCVLVAEQAPALWDTVFGYYQVAGDHAEFPAAMVQRADRTMLTWPLPPAARVLLDRLRAGTYGFQGSTWSRIDYRVLYENGSARVQAKFTHDEEPAWNAEPSARDVRLEVERFPEHRSRDWVRRRLEAAGTGAGTGAGTGAGTGAGAGTAAGTGAGTGAGTGAGTAAGRGAGVGEPRPVPEPEARRAGGVRKARVFDQVEPDGGRPSVSRPAVPPDEVARLVEYLRSAPVVMAARSSAPDQIDPSRGDRVPLTFHTDGAWVWAGAVGYYLAEHGVPPEPDLVAHARAAGFRIPEVGDDALDAASAAITGRSAPPRVRTGPGAAPGTRADPPPARAGAGRLESRLDELGVPSGAYRINEVADGAWSLLAEGGRWAVFRGENGERRQEVVFDTEAQAAAYLLGSLLLDPAVPAAPAGPSAPAGPSAPGGKRPIEPVTGEPPLTLFRDRRQVEVPAGTTVDRYGDDGGNVTYAVRTPFAERSLPPDWENRPYRVYRLRRPLRALTGVAVPWFDQPGGGTAYVFERSIADLLADGAVVAVPEG, encoded by the coding sequence GTGAGCGGGCAGAGCGGGCAGAACGAGCGCATCAGCGAGGTCCAGCGGCGGGTCGTCGACTTCCTCGCCCGGCACGTCCCGCCCGGCAGCCGCCGGATCGACCTGCGCTGCTGCGCCACCGTGGCGGTGAACGACCTGTCGCTGAGCGTGCTCACCGAGGACGGCAAGACCGTCGCCCCCGAGGCGATGCCACCCGAGCTGGTCGAGCTGATGATGGAGCTGCGCCGGGCGCACTACCTGCCGGAGCAGGGCACGTGGTTCTCGGCCCGCTTCGTCCTGGAGCCGGGCGCACCGATCCGCCCCCTCTTCAACTACGACTTCGACCCGGGCTGGGACCCGCCGATCGAGGCGGAGTACTGGCAGCGCGACCAGATCGTCATGCCACGCGACGGCGCCCACGTCCCCGGCTGGCTCCGGGACCGGCTGGACGGCCGGGAACCCGCCTACGGCCTCGTCGTGGAGACCGACCCCCTCAACCCGATCGAGCAGATGGAACTGCTCTCCAACGAGTTCTGCGTCCTGGTGGCCGAACAGGCCCCGGCGCTGTGGGACACGGTCTTCGGGTACTACCAGGTGGCCGGCGACCACGCGGAGTTCCCGGCGGCGATGGTGCAGCGCGCCGACCGCACCATGCTGACCTGGCCGCTCCCGCCGGCGGCGCGGGTCCTGCTGGACCGGCTGCGCGCCGGGACGTACGGCTTCCAGGGGAGCACCTGGTCCAGGATCGACTACCGGGTGCTCTACGAGAACGGGTCGGCCCGCGTCCAGGCGAAGTTCACCCATGACGAGGAACCGGCCTGGAACGCCGAGCCCTCGGCGCGCGACGTCCGGCTCGAAGTGGAACGGTTCCCCGAGCACCGGTCGCGGGACTGGGTGAGGCGCCGCCTGGAGGCCGCCGGGACGGGCGCAGGCACGGGCGCAGGCACGGGCGCAGGCACGGGCGCGGGCGCGGGGACGGCCGCGGGGACGGGCGCTGGCACGGGCGCTGGGACGGGCGCCGGCACGGCCGCGGGGAGGGGCGCGGGGGTGGGGGAGCCGCGGCCCGTGCCGGAGCCGGAGGCGCGGCGGGCCGGCGGGGTCCGCAAGGCGCGGGTGTTCGACCAGGTCGAGCCGGACGGCGGACGGCCCTCGGTGTCGCGTCCCGCGGTGCCCCCGGACGAGGTCGCCCGGCTGGTGGAGTACCTCCGGAGCGCCCCGGTCGTCATGGCGGCCCGGTCGTCCGCGCCGGACCAGATCGACCCCTCGCGCGGCGACCGGGTCCCGCTGACCTTCCACACCGACGGCGCCTGGGTCTGGGCCGGGGCGGTCGGCTACTACCTCGCCGAGCACGGCGTCCCCCCGGAACCCGACCTGGTCGCACACGCCCGCGCGGCGGGGTTCCGGATCCCCGAGGTCGGGGACGACGCCCTGGACGCGGCGAGCGCCGCGATCACCGGCCGCTCCGCGCCGCCCCGCGTCCGCACCGGCCCCGGCGCGGCGCCGGGGACGCGGGCCGATCCACCTCCGGCGCGGGCGGGCGCGGGCAGGCTGGAGAGCCGGCTGGACGAGCTGGGCGTGCCGTCCGGCGCGTACCGGATCAACGAGGTCGCGGACGGCGCCTGGAGCCTGCTCGCCGAGGGCGGGCGCTGGGCGGTCTTCCGCGGGGAGAACGGCGAGCGCCGCCAGGAGGTCGTCTTCGACACCGAGGCGCAGGCGGCGGCGTACCTGCTGGGTTCCCTCCTGCTCGACCCCGCCGTCCCCGCCGCTCCGGCAGGTCCCTCCGCTCCGGCCGGTCCCTCCGCTCCGGGCGGGAAGCGGCCGATCGAGCCGGTGACGGGCGAGCCGCCGCTGACCCTCTTCCGGGACAGGCGGCAGGTCGAGGTCCCCGCCGGGACCACCGTGGACCGCTACGGCGACGACGGCGGCAACGTCACCTACGCGGTGCGGACGCCGTTCGCGGAACGCTCGCTGCCGCCCGACTGGGAGAACCGCCCGTACCGGGTCTACCGGCTGCGGCGGCCGCTGCGGGCGTTGACGGGTGTGGCCGTGCCGTGGTTCGACCAGCCGGGCGGCGGCACGGCCTACGTCTTCGAGCGCTCCATCGCGGACCTGCTCGCCGACGGCGCG
- a CDS encoding LLM class flavin-dependent oxidoreductase — protein sequence MTKVGVHLPAFGVDPSAGPAEHARHAEDAGLESVWVGDHLIPGGRPFADSTLVLATAAAATERVRIGFGVMVVALRPVAWAAKQVATLQHLSGDRVLLGVGSGGPAHGDAAWRAVGVPFGERGRRTDAALDVLPALIAGKPATVGGEEVTLAPGATVPPVLIGGGPATLRRVVRYGDEWYAAFSDPAGIAEAAGRLAALAEEHGRPMPRITAGVSVGVGDLPAGLADAQARSLTGYGMSEEQARRSLVTGSPERVAERFAELAAVGVHRIIAMPFPPDRLRQTELLGAVAELLPSGD from the coding sequence ATGACGAAGGTCGGAGTGCACCTTCCCGCGTTCGGCGTGGACCCGTCGGCGGGTCCGGCCGAGCACGCCCGGCACGCCGAGGACGCGGGGCTGGAGTCGGTGTGGGTGGGCGACCACCTGATCCCCGGCGGGCGGCCGTTCGCCGACAGCACCCTGGTGCTGGCGACCGCCGCCGCGGCCACCGAGCGCGTCCGGATCGGCTTCGGCGTGATGGTCGTGGCGCTGCGGCCGGTCGCCTGGGCGGCCAAGCAGGTCGCCACCCTCCAGCACCTGTCCGGCGACCGGGTGCTGCTGGGCGTCGGCTCGGGCGGTCCCGCGCACGGGGACGCCGCCTGGCGGGCGGTCGGCGTCCCGTTCGGCGAGCGCGGCCGTCGGACCGACGCGGCGCTCGACGTGCTGCCCGCGCTGATCGCCGGGAAGCCCGCGACGGTCGGCGGCGAGGAGGTCACGCTGGCGCCCGGCGCGACCGTGCCGCCGGTGCTGATCGGCGGGGGACCCGCGACGCTGCGCCGGGTGGTGCGGTACGGCGACGAGTGGTACGCCGCGTTCTCCGACCCGGCCGGGATCGCCGAGGCCGCCGGGCGGCTGGCCGCGCTCGCCGAGGAGCACGGACGGCCGATGCCCCGGATCACCGCCGGTGTCAGCGTCGGGGTCGGTGACCTCCCCGCCGGTCTGGCCGACGCCCAGGCGCGGTCGCTGACGGGGTACGGGATGAGTGAGGAGCAGGCCCGCCGCTCGCTCGTCACCGGTTCCCCGGAGCGGGTCGCCGAACGGTTCGCCGAGCTGGCCGCAGTCGGGGTCCACCGGATCATCGCGATGCCGTTCCCGCCGGACCGGCTCCGCCAGACCGAACTCCTGGGCGCGGTGGCGGAACTCCTGCCCTCCGGTGACTGA
- a CDS encoding YnfA family protein, which produces MTVARSLLLFALAALAEIGGAWLVWQGVREHRGIAWIGAGVVALGLYGFVATLQPDAHFGRILAAYGGVFVAGSLLWGMALDGYRPDRYDVIGALVCLAGVAVIMYAPRT; this is translated from the coding sequence ATGACCGTCGCCCGTTCACTGCTGCTGTTCGCCCTGGCCGCACTCGCCGAGATCGGCGGCGCCTGGCTCGTCTGGCAGGGGGTCCGCGAGCACCGCGGCATCGCCTGGATCGGAGCCGGCGTCGTCGCGCTGGGCCTGTACGGCTTCGTCGCCACGCTGCAGCCCGACGCCCACTTCGGCCGCATCCTGGCGGCGTACGGCGGCGTCTTCGTGGCCGGGTCCCTGCTGTGGGGCATGGCCCTGGACGGCTACCGGCCCGACCGCTACGACGTGATCGGCGCCCTCGTCTGCCTCGCCGGCGTCGCCGTCATCATGTACGCGCCGCGCACCTGA
- a CDS encoding NADAR family protein: protein MTIDELIQLEERGELPEFVLFWGGKRDKGCLSQWYPSPFTVDGVTYPTAEHYMMAEKARLFGDTATADQILAAEDPGRVKALGRRVRGFDEDTWVRHRFDIVVRGNIAKFGANERERDFLYSTTGKVLVEASPLDVIWGIGFGEDRPEARRPSQWRGLNLLGFALMDVREALRA from the coding sequence ATGACCATCGACGAGCTGATCCAGCTGGAGGAGCGCGGCGAGCTTCCGGAATTCGTGCTGTTCTGGGGCGGGAAGCGAGACAAGGGCTGCCTGAGCCAGTGGTACCCCTCCCCGTTCACGGTGGACGGCGTCACCTACCCCACGGCCGAGCACTACATGATGGCGGAGAAGGCGCGCCTGTTCGGGGACACGGCCACGGCCGACCAGATCCTGGCCGCCGAGGACCCTGGCCGTGTCAAGGCCCTCGGCCGCCGCGTCCGGGGCTTCGACGAGGACACCTGGGTACGGCACCGCTTCGACATCGTCGTCCGGGGCAACATCGCCAAGTTCGGCGCCAACGAGCGGGAGCGCGACTTCCTGTACTCCACCACCGGCAAGGTCCTCGTCGAGGCCAGCCCCCTGGACGTCATCTGGGGCATCGGCTTCGGCGAGGACCGGCCCGAGGCGCGGCGCCCGTCGCAGTGGCGCGGCCTCAACCTCCTCGGGTTCGCGCTGATGGACGTCCGCGAGGCGCTCCGGGCCTGA
- a CDS encoding zinc-binding dehydrogenase: protein MRAVWLKELGGPEVLLPGEAPDPVPGPGQVLVEVEFAGITFVETQYRSAGPAPFRPELPVIPGNGVGGVVTRVGEGADPGLAGKRVVTSTGGSGGYAELAAVDAAGLFVVPADLALDAAVALLADGRTAMMMRAAAAPRTGERVLVEAAAGGVGTLLVQLAKAAGAWVVAAAGGDRKTAVARDLGADLAVDYTRPDWSGRVREAAGGLDVVFDGVGGDIGRTAFELLASGGRMVGFGLASGEWAGVSAERAAERGVTLLSPAPSPDAIRAHTLDALGEAAAGRLRPVIGQRFPLERAADAHAAIESRASIGKTLLEVR from the coding sequence ATGCGTGCGGTGTGGTTGAAGGAGCTGGGCGGGCCCGAGGTGCTCCTCCCCGGGGAGGCGCCCGATCCCGTGCCGGGGCCGGGGCAGGTGCTGGTGGAGGTGGAGTTCGCCGGGATCACCTTCGTCGAGACCCAGTACCGGTCCGCGGGTCCCGCGCCGTTCAGGCCGGAACTCCCCGTGATCCCGGGGAACGGTGTCGGCGGCGTGGTCACCCGGGTCGGGGAGGGCGCCGACCCCGGGCTCGCCGGCAAGCGGGTCGTCACCTCGACGGGCGGGTCCGGCGGGTACGCCGAGCTGGCGGCGGTGGACGCCGCGGGCCTGTTCGTGGTGCCCGCGGATCTCGCGCTGGACGCCGCGGTGGCGCTGCTGGCCGACGGCCGGACGGCGATGATGATGCGGGCGGCGGCGGCGCCCCGGACCGGGGAGCGGGTGCTGGTGGAGGCCGCCGCCGGGGGCGTGGGCACGCTGCTGGTCCAGCTCGCCAAGGCCGCGGGCGCCTGGGTGGTCGCGGCGGCGGGCGGTGACCGCAAGACCGCGGTCGCCCGGGACCTGGGCGCCGACCTGGCGGTGGATTACACGCGGCCGGACTGGTCCGGGCGCGTACGGGAGGCGGCCGGGGGCCTGGACGTGGTGTTCGACGGCGTCGGCGGTGACATCGGACGCACCGCGTTCGAGCTGCTCGCGAGCGGTGGCCGGATGGTCGGCTTCGGGCTGGCCAGCGGCGAGTGGGCGGGCGTCTCCGCGGAGCGCGCCGCCGAACGGGGCGTCACCCTCCTCAGCCCGGCCCCGTCGCCGGACGCGATCCGCGCGCACACCCTGGACGCGCTCGGCGAGGCGGCGGCGGGCCGCCTGCGCCCGGTGATCGGGCAGCGTTTCCCGCTGGAGCGGGCGGCCGACGCGCACGCCGCCATCGAGTCGCGCGCCTCCATCGGCAAGACCCTGCTGGAGGTGCGGTGA